AGTGAACGCTCTCTGGCATGGATTGATTCTGTCTTGCAACATTTGCGTGAGCAGGAAAATCGTTCTACACAATTATTTGCTAACATAGCTTATTCATCGAattcaatgcattattttttttgttaaataaaatcattGGTAAATAAAACACACCTTAGTATCAATATGTTTTGTTTGAGTATCGATACTTTCGATACTTGCATCAGTATCAATACATTGATACTTCGGATCGATACGCCCATCCCTATTTATCACTACGATAAGTTTAAGTATGACAAAATGAACTACAATGTACTACAAGAAGCTAGCAGAAAAGTCCTTAATATTATACTGATTAAAGGTTTTTGAAGCTCTCCAGTATACAACATATATGTATTACCTCAACAGACTGCACAATTAAATTTGTTTCAATTAGTAAGGATTGTAATACCTTATCTTAAATAagcactttttaaataaaaattattttaaatgtaagttcACTAGATTCAAAGCATTAGAATTCAAACTCTGACGACATATAAAGACACACAGTTTGTAGAGACAATATTTGTTCTCACGTGGAAAGCGAACTCTCCAGAGAAGTCGTACATCCCGCAGGAGTGCATGAGACTCAGTGTGTTTCGTACGGCTTCTGTACTCAGAACTCTCTCTCCTGTGATTGGACAGATGCCTCCGTTAGCCAGTGTAGCGGCCATTATGCTGCCAGATTCGCATGTGACTTCTATGGCGCACAACTATGAGGGACGGAAAGGAAATTCTGATGGAGCGTTCAATTTAGCGTTCGATTTAACAATGGGAAAAAATTTCAACTGGGCCTACCTGGAAATAAAAGTCCAGTGCATCCATCATATCTGCCCCCTCAGGAAAACACTGTAAAGGAGGACATCATGGTTGCATTTGCAGACAACCGACAATATCTTGCTAGTTTGCTAAAGATGCTAAAGAACAAACCTTCTTCTCTTTTAGGTAGTATCCTATTGCGTAGTTTCGGTCTCCCGTTTCCTTCTCAGACTGAAacctgttgaaatgaaaataagtcaataatAATAGCACTGGGCGAAAAACAAGTGTAAGTTGAGCAATGAAAGACATACGTTGCGTTGCTGAAGCCCACATACTCCCTGCCCGTCATTTTCTTCACAAACTCCATCACCTGTGAAAGAGATCCAAACAGTCATTAGCTTACAGTCAAGATTTTGGAATCACATTTGGTCCATTTTGGGATAACGGCAATATATTTTCAAGGAATGAAAACTCTTTCTAATACAAAGATACTCTATGACTTTTATAATATAGCTGAAAAGCTGTATGCactacatttttgattaaattttttttaatggcaacaTCCAACAGGTTATTACTTACATAGTCAAACTTCTCGGCCTTGTTGGCACCTGGCTGTAGAGAACAACAACAGGAGAATTTACCAACCGAATAATTTTGTGTATTCTAGCTTGTACTGGAGAACTCTGGGAACCTCGTAAACACAAGTCATATACACCTTATGTAAAGGTCATTTTTAATAGGCTGGATTAATTCCAGGTTATAAATACTCCTGCTCATAGCTTCACAAGGTCAGTATGCTACTTGTGTAACAGATGCACTGGGTCTGTCCACACAGAGCTGCATTCTGGGTCAAAGGTTTGTTAGATCAAATGAATTCTTGGCCCGGTCTGCATGTCAATACATGGGCGTATATCACTGTTTGTTTGGGAGTCCAGCAGAGTTGATTACCAGAAAACAAGTAAATATTAACGCAAACCAATTTGACACCAAACTCAAGTTCACCAGAAAATATTCATATCGAATTtcccatttatataaaaatttgtcGACCTTGATAAGAGAACTGATGACGATTGCTCCAGCGTTGACCATAGGATTGTGAGGTTTATCTAAAAACAGAAAAGcgaattgtttaaattaaatacaactattattactttaaaaaaattattatagaataatacatttatttagatttttttttctaatgagaTTATTCTCAGTACTGAAAAGTTCAGTCTAGCAAAAAGATAAGATATTCTACACGTAATGATAATCTACCACATTTTCCCACCCACCTTCTTCAGCCAGGGAGAGTTTGTTGAATTTGAATCCACTTGGCTCCTTCCCCACGTAGTGGTGCACGCGCTCTGTGCCGTGTTCGTGTACTGCGATGGCGTATTCCAGCGGCTTCACGCATGACTGCAAGCAGAACGGCATCTTTGTGTCTCCAACTGAGTGTCTGAATTCCAAGATGTGATTTAAAAACCACCACTGCATATTTTAGAAAAGTTGGGGTCGGATTGATCTATTTACCTTTGTCCATCCACTGTGCAGAGAGAGACGCCCCAAAGATCAGGACTAAACTTGGTCAGATGGGGAATGTATTTTGCAacctaaaaataaagattctaagTGAGTCCAACTTCACAAATGAGTAatgaaaatggatttaaaaatacagtttctaCCTGTCCATCTTGCTGGAGTTTCGATGTTTCGTAAATATGATTGATAATGCCCACAAATGCTTCAAATTCTGGAATGATAAACTTCCGTCTGAAAGCGAGACTCAGCAGGACTATGTTGCCACCAACACACCTGATTTGATTATCGCAATTACTAAACAACGAAATATTTCTCATATGCAGGAATGTTGCAAATCTACATCGCCTGGATACTCACTTTCGGAACAGCTCAAGGTCCATCATGACTTCACCGGCTGACTCCCGGACAGCTTCGCGAATCTTTTCCATGCAGTCCCGTAatctggggtcagaggtcagtagGCCAGTGCTTTTCACTGCCTGTAAGATGGGGAGAGTAATGTTCTGTCTTTTCACAGCCGTTCAGTTTACTTTGTGTAATGCCGTTGTGCAATGCATTTGTTGTGCAAGCATTATTTAAAAAccaatgtatataaatgtaaactaaacaagACTATAAATATACAAACTGTTTAAGATTTtatctaataaaaagtaaaaaaattaattatactaTACTGATTATTGACTTTACCTATAAATGATTACATAAACGTTGACACAAACCAGTTCCACAAAGTCTaggtaaatgtttgtgtgtgttctggcCCAGACTTCTCATGACCAGATTTCAGAAGAAACATAAGCGTATAGTAATAGTACGTATAGTAACTGAGGCTATAACATGAAACTGAGTTAACGGAGCTGCTCCCAACTGTTgcctgtatacacacacacatatatatatatatatatatatatatatatatatatatatatatatatatatagacttggAAAACTGCTAGtgcaaagattttaaaatctagttCAATCTTTATTGGATatgattttgtatgtgtgtgtcaattAATAAACTCACAGCAATGAAATGAGACACGGGAACTTTCTCTGCTCCTTCAGTTATGGTGTAGAAAAGCATGTCCTCTAGTCCACAAAACAGACTGGTCACGTGTCTGCTTTAACAAAATACAATTACACACAGGCTGCTAGCACCAAACATATTGTATTTCAGTTAGTTAATTTTATTGTGCAttactatttttatatactatttcATTTATGACTTTAGGTCCATTAGCAAGAAACACACAATACAAACCAAAACAATACACATTAAATAAGACAGTTATACCAATACTTTGTCATAGAGGACTGATATCAGTAAGCCTATGATTTGAcaacaacattataatattattttgtgaatCTTCCAGCTGACAAATTAATTTATAGGCCAAAGTTCAATCAAATTTctcattaacctgttaactgtcaatcatatttttgaacatagacttgaaagtgcctGATCCAAacctaaatttgtataattcgtgcctgaaaacattttgtaacatgattttgatgtaccattttaaTGGTAACggaatgtttgaatttaaaatgtgtttcaaaggatgaattttgagattttaaaattttcaagtgatataatttctgatgatttctaaacgaagaagaacttttttttgacaaaggttcagaactcctgttatgatgtagtttttgaggtgcactcttgccattaattaatctattacttttcctacatcatttttaacaaaaaatattggtaagatatctatttaggagtcttagacctttccaacgatatatagtttgttatGATTAGATTAGAATTTAACTGTTGTATAGTGAAGTAAACGGAGGCGGCTCACCGAGGGGCCGGGtggcagttaacaggttaatacaGGGAATTATTATACTCTAGCCTTACTGTATAAATCACTTGAACTCCTCCATCTATTATTTATCGCTCTATCCATTAATTGTAGAAGTGACTCACTGTTTGGATGTAGGTTGATCGGCGATAAATTCTTGGCTCGAGTGAATCCGCGAAGATAAACTGAACGTCCTCCTCGCCACATTGTGAAACACTGAGCCGCTTTTTGCGATGTCTTTCGCCAGTAAACCAATGACTCCGACATTAGTCAGTCGCAGGGTCCTGAAAGAGATCATTTTCCAGTATCTCGTATGACAAAATCCGAAGTTTAAAGCGTTAAAAGGGGATATTCCAACTATTCCTTGTTGCAAATAACGGTCTCCAGAGTTGCGCGCGGCCGGTTTGTTTTGAGGCGCGTGAACAGGTGCGCGTGGAATTCATCAACACTGACGTCGCCGGAAAGTTCACTGTCAGATTACTGGATAACTTTCACTGATAAAACATCGAGGGGGGAGCCAATTCATGGCATGATGTTGAAACATCACGTTTTGAGACGTTTATAAGACGTTTATAATCATTTAAACGATcgtttgaggtaaaaaaaaaaaaaaaagtgaagctgcaagtgtctgttaaagatctcttcATCTGGAAAGATCTGCTGTGTAGGCTACAAACATCTAATAGacgtctttaagatgtcagttttaataaataataataaacatctttAAGTCATTTTCTAAATGTCTACTTGACATCTGATATAGGAACATGTGCTATCAGGGTTTACATCATGGTTTCTTTGCTCATATAAGTCAAGTTTccagatgtctttaagatgtcagcATCGGTTTAATGAATCTTTCATCATGGTACAAAGTGTAACTCTTGTTTACTAGACTTACACTTCTGGATATCATTATGGAATGGCAGAACCATTTTTGGTGGCCCAAAGAACTTTTGACTTGAAgaattcttaaaagaaccatagTGTGAAGATCATTTAATAGGCTAATCTAAAGAAAATCTTTCTACTAAAAGAACCTTTTGCATACTCAAAGGTTTCAATGGATGATAATGGTTCTTCATAGAACCATCAATGCtaataacatacatttatttataatagtatagTCCATTTagaccagggatcctcaaatctggcccaggagatccactttcctgtggAGTTTAGCTATAACCataaccaaacacacctgaacaagctaattgtAGTTAAGTTGTCTCAACTCACCAAAAGCTGGAAGACCATGACCTTCAGAGTAAAGTattgaaaaacaacaataaaagatGGTTTTATGCAAGTTATGAGATTGATGCATGGTTCTCAGTGCATAGACAATATTCTTATGACATttattgaatgatgtttatacagTTATATGAATTTAATTAGCAGTAACATACAGATATAACACCAAAGGTTACTCAAGCAACACCTCTACATTAGATGACCAATGGGCACAAACTGGTGATGCACTTAGAAAGGCACATTTTAATTACGTTGCATAATAGttcataaatatacaaaattactAATAGTGTCTAGTAACCAGATAACTTTGCATCATAAATACTACAGTATTAAATTTACAGACACATAGTGTTTGTAAACTCTAGTTACTTTGTAAGACCCCAAAATAAAGCGTCATCCAGTGTATCATAAGAGGAACATGAAAGGTTAAGATTTAAGGGAATCGGTCCTACACTCACGTCCAAATCTAGACACTTTTTGCTGGCTTTGGCAACACCAGCTTCAGGGCGATATCTACAATGCAAGCGGGCATATAAGACAAGGGAATCCACAAGAGCTTGGCATCCCAGCCTGCGCTGTAGCGTGTTCTCGGGTGGACGGCCAGCAGGGCGTGTTCCATGCAGTTGGTCACTTTACTGAGGTCAGAGTCGCAAATGGTGTTCATTATCAGCCTCTGGATCTTGATATCTGGAGAGACAAAGAGTGTCAAAATGGACTATActcttataaataaatgtattttattagcaTTGATGATTTTGAGAAGAACCATTGAAACTTTTCAGTGGGCAAAAGGTTCTTGCAGTAGAAAGAATATCTTTAGACTCTTAAATGATCTTCACTCTATGGTTCTTTTTAGAATTCTTcaactgaaaggttctttagggaaccaaaaatggttctgcCATTGCATAATGCAATGTTTATAGGCTAGTTGAGACTATATGTTTGGAGAAATGGAGAAAAGTAGTtgttggcataaaaaaaaacatacatttatccaAGTATTTGTCTCCATAACTCTCCTTTACTTCAGGGGTCAGTTGGTTCCAGAGGCGATGGAGTTCCCTTTCGATGGGCTCCAGACTGGTCACCTGGGTCTTGAAGAAACCAGGTTCGATGATGCACACATTGACCCCAAAATTCTGGATGTCCCTCCTGAAATTGAATGCAAAATCCAAAGGTTTTCTTTAAAGACTAAAGCTATGGTTTCAAAGGTCAAAATGATATTAAAGCCCCATAAAAACACTGTATTCATTGACGTGTGGTACCTGAGACAATCAGAGAAGCTCTCCACTGCAAACTTTGAGATGCAATACCCTCCGCCGTTAGCGGCCACTCTTCCCAACACTGAGGCCACGTTCACCACTCGTCCACGGGCCTTTTTGACAAGAGGAAAGAAGTTCATGGTCATCTCGATAACACCAGTCATGTTGACTTTGAGCGTGCTTTCGAAGTCTTGGATTTTCATCCATTCGGATGGACCCATGGGAAGCGAGCGCCCGGCGTTGTTCACAAGACCCCATAGTCCTGGGAAATCGGAAGCAAAGATGTCACTCCTTGTatctaaaacttattttaaagtgCCACCTGAAACACTATACCTTTATCTCCAACTTCTTTTTTGGTCCATTCCAAAGCCTTCTGAATGCTATCTGTGCTGGTCACGTCCAAAATGCAGGTCTTCAGGAAAGGTCCCGTCGCCCTCTTCAGATCATCTGCACCCTTTTCCGTGAGACACCCGGCTAGGACACGGAAACCACGTTTGTCCAGGCGTTTGCACAGTAGGTGTCCGAACCCAGAGTCGCAACCTGTTACAAAAACGTGTTTCTCCGAGACCTTGGTGATCTCCAGGTTGTCCCGGTAGAACCACACCAGAACCCACAGCAGCACGAACGCACCCAAGGCGTATGTGCAGGTACAGTTATTACTGTAAGCATAAAATGCATACAATATGGACATATTTATGAGTTTTGTTGGTTTATTAGCTTGTTTTGATAGTATTTCAGTCAGACGCATTCTTACCTCAAGTACTCGTACATCGCTTCTGCCTCCTGAGTGATTCTGCAAAGATGTTTTGTAAACAATTGCTTTTTGGTAGAATGCCaatgaataaaagaaagaaaaacaacaacaatgcagGTGTAATTATGAAGCGTCATGGTGCAATTCCTTAAATCACCACATGGGGCAACATAGTCTAACTCCAGTTTAAAAAAGTattgtgaatttatataaaacttcttaaaatattctaataaaatGACTTAATATGGTTTTTACGGGCTTATTGGACTTTATTGATCCATGTTCACAGCTTCTCTTTGGTTTTAGATTATGTATTCACAGGGGGCTAACATGCGTAACGCTGTCGTTTTTCAGAGCACATGAGAAATCTTGGCTAAAAACTAAGGCTCTTAAAAAACAAAGGGCGTAAAGATTTCAACAACGCAATAAAATTGAAAGTCCAGCACCACAGAAACACTATAAGCTTCTCAAAGCTCAAAACCTATTAGCTACAGGGACTTATGAGCAAAGAGAAAGGTTGAAGATTCATCTCTGTGTTACCACATAACGAATTGGACAAAACCAACCATTTAAGCTCCTATACGCACATTATGCTTTGAGGAATGTatgataattaattatcaaataaacatgcaaacatgCTTTTATCTAAAAATTATTATGCTTTCCggtaataaatgcataaaagttGTACACACAATATTTTAcgattaacttaaaaaaaataacgtccaaaaaataagaaaaataacaaatataaaaataaattactaaactGAAAACCCTTATCAACATACATTAAAGAAATTGCCTTATTtgtaacaaaaaacatcaaattattaCTCAAATTAACCtgattaataattcaaaattaatcAATTTTAAATGTTCGcaagtaaaacataattttaagagAATATAAAACCAACTAATACTCTTTTTAATCTCTTTAAgcatacacatttaaataaacgttAATCCACcttgaaataatacaaaattctGCTATCAGTTAAAGTAGTCAGTTATTAGACTTACTTTTTTCCCTTCTTGGCTCTGGAGCTGGAGGTCCTGAGCGCGTTTGGTGAGTGATCTGAAGTGGGTCTGCGTCTCAGATTTATCCCTAAAGCTGATCCTCTCAGAGAGGGCCGCGATTTCTAATCTCTAATCTCACTGTATTGACGTTTGGGcatttttgtgtgcttgtgtaagCGTCCTCCACAAATAGCTGGGTTGGGAGGAACTTTTAAGGAGAATCATGccaattcactttatttttaGGTTGATTGAATTAGTTTTTGGGAGGTTGATAGGAAACTTTAAGCAATGACAGGAGCGTCCGTCCAGTGATGAGACATTAATGTGACACTTTTTTGTACGGCAGTTTTAAACCATTTCTATTTATGTTCAAATGGTCATATGTGAAGACTATGGAATATTAGTACGtgtgaaataataattaaataaattagaatatacAATTAAATCGTATAGTATTacacaatatataatttattttcattgaaatttatacaaattaattatCATATGGATCTAGAAgtttttatcagtatttttatcgatttaaactttagttaacattttctttatatggatttttgtgattttatttatctatctatctatctatctatctatatatctatatatatatatatatatatatatagtttcatgttaatttttataattttattgtagTACATCAAGTTGaactaaataaaaatctgtaaactagctgaaaaaaagtttttatttcaaataagttatttttaaatttgttaaaCTGGGTTtaatttatggttttagtttgatAAATCTGATCGAtgtgtctgtatatgtgtgtgtatatatatatataccatatgaGTTCAAAAAATCATGATAAAAATGACCTAAATTAAGAACTATCAAGCTAAAAATCTTATGCAGTCCCATGGGGCAACTATGTAAAATCTGGACTTAAAGCAGCCACATTCTGTTCTTTCTTTTCGTTGTCTTAGTTTAACGCTTTACTCTTTCTCCTTATGTTAATCCTGAGGCTGAAAGACCTTGTTGTAAATGTGGATTATGCAGCGTCACAGTGTGTGCACGGCTTAACATGGGTTAAGTAAAAATTAACAAACCGTGAAATCCCACAAAAACGTATCAAATCTATTTTAGCTCGCTGTTACGTCTATAAAAGCTTAAAAGGggcagggaaaatgtgtaattcTGGCACTGTACGTTCATTACGGAGGCTGAATGGAAAACACATTAAACGCTGGTCAAAAGTTTGTATAAAGTCAGAAGCAGGGCAGCGGATCTGTACAAGGGAACTTTTGGGGgtaaaatgtgatataaaaagCAGCAGTTTTAGCacaacagatattttttttattatgcaagcatattaatattatgtaaaacacaaaatacaaatgaaacaaattaGAAATAAACAGCTGTTCCGGCAATGCTTTACTGTGATAAACCAGACACGAGTGTCCGAGTTTGACCAGCATCTGGAGGAAAAGCCTGAGCGTTTCTGTCCATGTGCTCATGAAGACGTGGGCTGAACCGGGCCTTTGTGCACATATTCCAGCGCTGTCGTGACGGTCCGCATGTCCATCTCAATACTCCGCGCCCAGTTCTCCACATCTCCGATTTCCTGTAAGGGAATAATCTGCCATTAAATCTGCACAGTCCACCGAATGCAACTCTAAATTTGCCATTGTTTCAATCCAGCATTAATCAGTATTTAAAAACAGCTTGTGTACTTTTAAGGCCTGGTTGAAGTTCTCCACCATGTTGATCCACTGAGCCGTCTGCTTGGCGAACTGACTGGCCTGGACCTGCAGCGTCTTCACCTCGTTGTCAAGCTTGCGCTGGTTGACGTACGCCTGCGCCACCCTGAACAGAGACACTTATACTCGACaatctcttaaaggaacagttcacccaaaaatactaatattttctCTGGCTATTCAAGAAGTTTGTTTCTTCTtgggaacatatttggagaaattttgcattacatcactcgatccattgcagtgaatgggtgccgtcggaatgagcgtccaaacagctgataaaaacatcacagtgatccacagcactccagtccatcaatgaacgTCTTCTGAAATTAAAAAGCTTcacgtttgtaagaaacaaatccaaaacttcaaaatatgagtccataattcataataacatttcctccagtgaagaagtccatctcctgttgtcctcttacaTAAGGACATACATAAGTGCTTGAtccgtgcatatttctctcctgattcagaccagatgactttttcatcggagaaagcaatattatgacgTGTTCAATTTAACAGTgacagtttacataaaaaaattggttaatgatggatttgtttcttacaaacatgcaacttttcactttacaagacacTAACTGGTGGACTcgatttcttgtggattattgtgatgtttttatcagctgtttggactctcattctgacggcacccattcactggagaggatccactggtgatgtaatgctaaattctccaaatctgttctgataaagaaagaaactcatccacatcttggatggcctgaagatgagtacattttcagcaaaggtTTCAGTTTTTGTTGAAATATTCAGTTTCCATCCCAGCGCTCTTTGCATTAATTTGTCTGTTGCGTGAACAATGTTCTGTTGCATCCAACCATGCAACTCTAAGCTGCTTTGGCAGAGTTTCATCATAACGGCCACACAAAGACTGGGCTTATGACCCAAGAGATCACATGAACTGAACATATAATCCTGCGCACCGTTACAAACATCACACACGAGTCCGACTCACCCTACAttcagatggtccaccagagctTCTGTTAAACTTGTAGCAGCTGCTATGGCCTCTCGCCTTCGTTTTTCTGTAACACAGAGAAACTTTTCTTCAAGAAAAAGCAATGATTTCATTGCACTTGAGTTGTCTAGAttaattcactttattttgaatttgttttggattatatatatatatgtgtgtgtgtgtgtgtgtgtgtgtgtgtgtgtgtgtgtgtgtgtgaaccattATTCAATATTTGCTTATAataatttatt
This DNA window, taken from Carassius auratus strain Wakin chromosome 47, ASM336829v1, whole genome shotgun sequence, encodes the following:
- the LOC113064695 gene encoding glutaminase kidney isoform, mitochondrial-like isoform X1; amino-acid sequence: MISFRTLRLTNVGVIGLLAKDIAKSGSVFHNVARRTFSLSSRIHSSQEFIADQPTSKHRHVTSLFCGLEDMLFYTITEGAEKVPVSHFIAAVKSTGLLTSDPRLRDCMEKIREAVRESAGEVMMDLELFRKCVGGNIVLLSLAFRRKFIIPEFEAFVGIINHIYETSKLQQDGQVAKYIPHLTKFSPDLWGVSLCTVDGQRHSVGDTKMPFCLQSCVKPLEYAIAVHEHGTERVHHYVGKEPSGFKFNKLSLAEEDKPHNPMVNAGAIVISSLIKPGANKAEKFDYVMEFVKKMTGREYVGFSNATFQSEKETGDRNYAIGYYLKEKKCFPEGADMMDALDFYFQLCAIEVTCESGSIMAATLANGGICPITGERVLSTEAVRNTLSLMHSCGMYDFSGEFAFHVGLPSKSGVSGAVLLVVPNVMGVMCWSPPVDKVGNSVRGIHFCQELVSLFNFHNYDNLRHFVKKQDPRRQSDDDRNKYVMNLMFAAHSGDVSALRRFALSSMDMDLKDYDSRTPLHVAAAEGHMDVVLFLMQSCKVNPFVKDRWGNIPRDDAMQFGHKDMVKILEEYEQKCIQTSQTDAEVPSHQSKSSSLEGRV
- the LOC113064695 gene encoding glutaminase kidney isoform, mitochondrial-like isoform X2; this translates as MISFRTLRLTNVGVIGLLAKDIAKSGSVFHNVARRTFSLSSRIHSSQEFIADQPTSKQHVTSLFCGLEDMLFYTITEGAEKVPVSHFIAAVKSTGLLTSDPRLRDCMEKIREAVRESAGEVMMDLELFRKCVGGNIVLLSLAFRRKFIIPEFEAFVGIINHIYETSKLQQDGQVAKYIPHLTKFSPDLWGVSLCTVDGQRHSVGDTKMPFCLQSCVKPLEYAIAVHEHGTERVHHYVGKEPSGFKFNKLSLAEEDKPHNPMVNAGAIVISSLIKPGANKAEKFDYVMEFVKKMTGREYVGFSNATFQSEKETGDRNYAIGYYLKEKKCFPEGADMMDALDFYFQLCAIEVTCESGSIMAATLANGGICPITGERVLSTEAVRNTLSLMHSCGMYDFSGEFAFHVGLPSKSGVSGAVLLVVPNVMGVMCWSPPVDKVGNSVRGIHFCQELVSLFNFHNYDNLRHFVKKQDPRRQSDDDRNKYVMNLMFAAHSGDVSALRRFALSSMDMDLKDYDSRTPLHVAAAEGHMDVVLFLMQSCKVNPFVKDRWGNIPRDDAMQFGHKDMVKILEEYEQKCIQTSQTDAEVPSHQSKSSSLEGRV
- the LOC113064698 gene encoding retinol dehydrogenase 7-like isoform X1, whose translation is MTLHNYTCIVVVFLSFIHWHSTKKQLFTKHLCRITQEAEAMYEYLSNNCTCTYALGAFVLLWVLVWFYRDNLEITKVSEKHVFVTGCDSGFGHLLCKRLDKRGFRVLAGCLTEKGADDLKRATGPFLKTCILDVTSTDSIQKALEWTKKEVGDKGLWGLVNNAGRSLPMGPSEWMKIQDFESTLKVNMTGVIEMTMNFFPLVKKARGRVVNVASVLGRVAANGGGYCISKFAVESFSDCLRRDIQNFGVNVCIIEPGFFKTQVTSLEPIERELHRLWNQLTPEVKESYGDKYLDKYIKIQRLIMNTICDSDLSKVTNCMEHALLAVHPRTRYSAGWDAKLLWIPLSYMPACIVDIALKLVLPKPAKSV
- the LOC113064698 gene encoding retinol dehydrogenase 7-like isoform X2 — protein: MYEYLSNNCTCTYALGAFVLLWVLVWFYRDNLEITKVSEKHVFVTGCDSGFGHLLCKRLDKRGFRVLAGCLTEKGADDLKRATGPFLKTCILDVTSTDSIQKALEWTKKEVGDKGLWGLVNNAGRSLPMGPSEWMKIQDFESTLKVNMTGVIEMTMNFFPLVKKARGRVVNVASVLGRVAANGGGYCISKFAVESFSDCLRRDIQNFGVNVCIIEPGFFKTQVTSLEPIERELHRLWNQLTPEVKESYGDKYLDKYIKIQRLIMNTICDSDLSKVTNCMEHALLAVHPRTRYSAGWDAKLLWIPLSYMPACIVDIALKLVLPKPAKSV
- the LOC113064699 gene encoding biogenesis of lysosome-related organelles complex 1 subunit 1-like, producing the protein MLSRLLKEHQAKQNERKESQEKRRREAIAAATSLTEALVDHLNVGVAQAYVNQRKLDNEVKTLQVQASQFAKQTAQWINMVENFNQALKEIGDVENWARSIEMDMRTVTTALEYVHKGPVQPTSS